The following are encoded together in the Bacteroidota bacterium genome:
- a CDS encoding glycosyltransferase — MITVIVIGILIISLYSFIILAFAKGWVNLQFFSTVASRKFNTFVTIVVPFRNESAHLAALLNSLTNQDYPAEHYEIILVDDHSEDNSFTELQQLMAGYNNIRLLKLEKGSGKKSALYKGIVEAKGNLIVTTDADCTTGEKWLSTIVSFYEIYRPKMIIAPVRLLSPKNCFQFLQSIEFTSLQASTAGSAGLSHPIMCNGSNLAFEKTAYFENNNFSVASASGDDMFFLHQLKKNQAQNIRYLKSTDALVYTEACPNLRSFLNQRKRWASKSQYYKDFDTIATALIVATTNIFLVALFISGFFSIKYFSVFFFYFVLKCLSDFFLLHRTKTFWQTKMALLWFIPSAFIYPWYIAYTCLTAVIGKYEWKNRKLT; from the coding sequence ATGATCACGGTTATTGTGATTGGTATTTTGATAATTTCTCTATACAGCTTTATCATTCTTGCTTTTGCCAAAGGCTGGGTAAATTTGCAGTTTTTTTCCACGGTTGCCTCTCGAAAATTCAATACTTTCGTAACCATTGTAGTCCCGTTCAGAAATGAATCTGCTCATTTGGCCGCATTGCTCAACAGTTTGACAAATCAGGATTATCCTGCCGAGCACTATGAAATCATCCTTGTTGACGATCATTCCGAAGATAACAGCTTCACAGAATTGCAGCAGCTGATGGCAGGATATAATAATATCCGTTTGCTTAAACTGGAAAAAGGATCAGGGAAAAAATCAGCACTTTATAAAGGAATCGTTGAGGCAAAAGGGAACCTTATTGTTACTACAGATGCAGATTGCACTACAGGGGAAAAATGGCTGTCAACAATAGTCTCTTTTTATGAAATTTACCGGCCAAAAATGATTATTGCCCCGGTCAGGTTATTATCCCCCAAAAACTGCTTTCAATTTCTGCAATCCATTGAATTTACCAGCCTTCAGGCTTCAACAGCGGGCTCAGCCGGGCTTTCGCATCCCATCATGTGCAACGGATCAAATCTTGCCTTTGAAAAAACGGCTTATTTTGAAAACAATAATTTTTCTGTGGCTTCGGCTTCGGGGGATGACATGTTTTTTTTACACCAGCTAAAAAAAAATCAGGCACAAAACATCAGGTATCTGAAATCTACCGATGCCCTGGTTTATACAGAAGCTTGTCCTAACCTGCGCTCTTTCCTGAATCAGCGCAAACGATGGGCTTCCAAAAGCCAATATTACAAGGATTTTGACACAATTGCCACAGCATTGATTGTTGCCACAACAAATATCTTTCTGGTTGCCCTATTCATTTCCGGATTTTTTTCCATTAAATATTTTTCTGTTTTTTTCTTCTATTTTGTATTAAAATGTTTGAGTGATTTCTTTCTTTTGCACCGTACTAAAACATTTTGGCAAACAAAAATGGCCTTATTGTGGTTCATCCCCTCGGCTTTCATTTACCCATGGTACATCGCGTATACATGCCTTACGGCTGTAATAGGAAAATATGAGTGGAAGAACAGAAAATTAACTTAA
- a CDS encoding PAS domain S-box protein, with product MDSKYKELQDVNKKLLSRIEFLEKKIEFISKPGNTVNDLLKKIIHLKNSAVFVIEQEKITDANINFANLLGYSTNELIGKNWQELLDKHVESSINLNSDCPDKFVRFIKKDSTILDTEIHFCSAQSAGDHLQYIVVNKNLSPSNEFSQCCSRFPHLEVINNIPFMLWIKNKAGKYIVANNSFLYFCNLDLVNLVGKNDEEIWPSELAKKLIQYDQEAIETKRQKVVIESFSGSIADPRWFDTFISPIQNENGEVIGTTGFARDISQRVSLFSELKESEEKYQLIAENQTDFIIKTNKNGELEFASPSLCELFGKKEHDLLGRKLNPYIHEEDLKRSEETIKKLHVPPFSCYVEQRAQTKKGWRWIGWSDKAVYDKNDNFLGFIGTGRDITNLKEAESLLLQPQNNEDSLLVNLPFMTWVKDLQGKFLFANKYFADFNQSSPDYIIGKTNYDLHTSDLADRYVAVDNEVIRSAKQVITEEFTLINNEFRWFQSIKNPLYNHQREIIGTCGIAVDITDKKLSEERLKKSEDRYKNLITLMPETIFECNKEGLLTFFNLQGLKIFEYSETEIKSLNLSRLIYQGDRERLDYDLKKALEGFEIKGVEYRAISHSGKIFSILLYINHIYCDKEIIGFRGVITDITKQKIAEQNEQKYADNLFFLSNTALDFLSIPNDNLFEYIGQKLNELGNSSFVIISKYEETDDKFKIKYLSPLSPAISNKLEKILKHSLDGLELSISDKYKRELCTYTHLKQFDNGLYQLCDQQFPGRICRRIEKILNIRKVLGIALMQEGKLFGTASLLTFNGDEFINNRIIETFIYEASVAVHRKYIENELIKAKEEAEDSDKLKSAFLANMSHEIRTPMNGILGMAQLIDAPDTTPDLREEYIKIIDNCGNSLVSLVDNLIDLSKLESKQLKLLPENFTVLPLMQELFEYYQNIIQNKGKEIVLSLNVESADRQLSIFTDRLRLKQILKNLLDNSVKFTERGEIKFGYSLTRDDYISFYVKDSGIGFPEEMKIKLFKAFTQEDNSLTRRYGGSGLGLPIAQGLVNLMNGKMFSSSLVHEGSEFTFSIPRITNMGDIKETKPDIAKSANTIDWSNHLILITEDDLIGFKLLQGILRRTQIQIIRATDGMMAVETCKNNDKIELVLMDIQLPGIDGYEATREIKKFRPNLPIIAQTANAMEEDRWKCYNAGCDDFVSKPINFDKLLNTIAKYLDK from the coding sequence ATGGATTCAAAATATAAAGAACTACAAGATGTTAATAAAAAGCTGCTTTCCAGAATAGAATTTCTGGAAAAAAAAATCGAATTCATTTCTAAGCCGGGAAATACCGTAAATGACCTACTGAAAAAAATCATACACCTGAAGAATTCAGCTGTTTTCGTTATAGAACAAGAAAAAATTACCGATGCCAATATAAATTTCGCAAACCTGCTTGGCTATTCAACAAATGAATTAATTGGGAAAAACTGGCAGGAACTCCTCGATAAACATGTAGAATCAAGTATAAACCTTAATTCAGATTGTCCTGATAAATTTGTCAGATTTATCAAAAAGGATTCCACAATTCTTGATACCGAAATTCATTTTTGTTCTGCTCAATCTGCCGGGGATCATCTCCAATATATTGTAGTGAACAAAAACCTAAGCCCGTCAAATGAATTTAGCCAATGCTGCTCCCGCTTCCCTCATCTTGAAGTTATCAATAACATTCCTTTCATGCTTTGGATTAAAAACAAAGCGGGTAAATATATCGTTGCAAATAACTCATTTTTATATTTTTGCAATTTAGACCTTGTCAATTTAGTAGGAAAAAACGATGAAGAAATTTGGCCGTCAGAGCTGGCAAAAAAGCTTATACAGTACGATCAGGAAGCTATAGAAACAAAGCGGCAGAAAGTTGTGATTGAATCCTTTTCCGGATCAATTGCAGATCCCAGGTGGTTTGATACCTTTATTTCTCCCATACAGAATGAAAACGGCGAAGTAATCGGAACTACAGGTTTTGCCAGAGATATCAGCCAGAGGGTCTCACTTTTCAGTGAGCTCAAGGAAAGTGAAGAAAAATATCAGCTCATAGCTGAAAATCAAACTGATTTTATAATTAAGACCAACAAAAACGGGGAGCTTGAATTTGCCAGCCCTTCTCTTTGCGAATTATTCGGGAAAAAAGAACACGACCTTTTAGGGAGGAAATTAAATCCATACATTCACGAAGAAGATCTTAAACGCAGCGAAGAAACAATAAAAAAACTTCATGTACCTCCTTTTTCCTGTTATGTTGAACAAAGAGCCCAGACAAAAAAAGGATGGAGATGGATAGGCTGGTCTGATAAGGCAGTATATGATAAAAATGATAATTTTCTTGGATTTATCGGTACAGGGCGCGACATTACCAATCTGAAAGAAGCTGAATCCCTATTGTTGCAGCCTCAAAACAATGAAGACTCCCTTCTTGTCAACCTTCCATTTATGACCTGGGTTAAAGACCTTCAGGGGAAATTCCTGTTTGCAAATAAATATTTTGCTGATTTCAACCAATCTTCACCAGATTATATAATAGGAAAAACAAATTATGATTTGCACACTTCTGATTTGGCCGACAGGTATGTCGCTGTTGACAATGAAGTTATTCGTTCCGCAAAACAGGTCATCACAGAAGAATTCACCCTGATCAACAATGAATTCAGGTGGTTCCAAAGCATTAAAAATCCTTTGTACAACCATCAAAGAGAAATCATCGGTACCTGTGGCATTGCTGTTGACATCACCGACAAAAAATTATCAGAAGAAAGACTTAAAAAAAGTGAAGATAGGTATAAGAATCTGATCACTTTAATGCCTGAAACCATTTTTGAATGTAACAAAGAGGGGCTGCTGACATTCTTCAACTTACAAGGTTTAAAAATATTTGAATACAGTGAAACGGAAATTAAATCTTTAAATCTTTCCCGGCTTATTTACCAGGGAGACAGGGAAAGGCTGGACTACGATTTGAAAAAAGCCCTTGAAGGTTTTGAAATAAAAGGAGTTGAATATAGGGCAATCAGCCACTCGGGAAAAATATTCAGTATTCTTCTGTATATCAATCATATCTATTGCGACAAGGAAATCATCGGTTTCAGAGGGGTTATCACGGATATTACAAAGCAAAAAATTGCTGAACAAAACGAACAAAAGTATGCCGATAATTTATTCTTTTTATCGAATACTGCATTGGATTTTCTCAGTATTCCCAATGACAATCTGTTTGAATATATAGGGCAGAAACTAAATGAATTGGGCAACAGTTCATTTGTCATTATCTCCAAATATGAAGAGACAGATGACAAGTTCAAAATAAAATACCTTTCTCCTTTGAGTCCTGCTATTTCAAATAAATTAGAAAAAATACTAAAACATTCACTTGACGGCCTTGAGCTTTCGATATCGGATAAATATAAAAGAGAATTATGTACCTACACACATCTTAAACAGTTTGATAACGGGCTGTATCAATTATGTGACCAACAATTTCCAGGGAGGATTTGCAGGAGAATTGAAAAAATTCTAAATATTAGAAAGGTCTTAGGCATCGCATTGATGCAAGAGGGAAAACTGTTTGGAACTGCAAGTCTGCTTACTTTTAATGGCGACGAGTTTATAAATAACAGAATCATTGAAACGTTCATTTATGAAGCATCCGTGGCCGTTCACAGAAAATATATCGAAAACGAACTGATAAAAGCTAAAGAAGAAGCCGAAGATTCTGATAAATTAAAATCAGCGTTCCTGGCCAATATGTCTCATGAAATCAGAACACCTATGAATGGCATATTGGGAATGGCCCAATTAATAGATGCTCCAGATACAACCCCTGATTTAAGGGAAGAGTATATTAAAATTATTGATAATTGCGGCAATTCGCTTGTTTCTTTGGTTGACAACCTGATCGACCTCTCAAAATTAGAAAGCAAACAATTAAAATTACTGCCCGAAAACTTTACTGTTCTGCCCTTAATGCAGGAATTATTTGAATATTATCAAAATATCATTCAGAACAAAGGCAAAGAAATAGTGCTGAGTTTAAATGTTGAATCCGCAGACAGGCAATTGTCAATTTTTACCGACCGTCTGCGTCTAAAGCAAATCCTGAAAAATTTGCTTGATAATTCTGTAAAGTTCACTGAAAGGGGAGAAATTAAATTTGGTTATTCTTTGACCCGGGATGATTATATTTCATTCTATGTAAAAGATAGCGGCATAGGTTTCCCCGAAGAAATGAAAATAAAATTATTCAAAGCTTTTACGCAGGAGGACAATTCACTTACCCGGAGATATGGAGGATCAGGGTTGGGGCTTCCAATAGCTCAGGGCCTGGTTAACCTGATGAATGGGAAAATGTTTAGTTCTTCACTTGTACATGAAGGCTCTGAATTCACATTTAGCATACCAAGAATAACGAACATGGGAGATATAAAAGAGACAAAACCAGATATCGCAAAATCAGCCAATACAATTGATTGGAGTAATCACCTGATATTAATTACTGAAGATGATCTCATTGGGTTTAAGTTATTACAGGGCATCTTAAGAAGGACACAAATTCAGATTATCAGGGCTACAGATGGCATGATGGCTGTCGAAACCTGCAAAAACAATGATAAAATCGAGCTGGTACTAATGGATATCCAACTTCCTGGAATTGATGGTTATGAAGCAACCAGGGAAATTAAAAAATTCAGGCCTAACCTGCCTATCATTGCTCAAACAGCTAATGCCATGGAAGAGGACAGGTGGAAATGTTACAATGCCGGTTGCGACGATTTCGTGTCCAAGCCTATAAATTTTGATAAATTACTTAACACCATTGCAAAATATCTGGACAAATAG
- a CDS encoding bifunctional nuclease family protein translates to MNKVKLNVLGISYSQTQSGAYALVLSEENGERRIPIIVGGFEAQAIAIQLEGLNPPRPLTHDLFLNFAKAFKINLTEVNIYKLEEGVFYSKLICESPQVKLSVDARTSDAIALALRFKCPIYTTEEIISKAGIILDFEKESKENEESKGASVGSSNSDSSEANEFVDLDTQELKELLDESVKQENYERASLIRDELNKRKK, encoded by the coding sequence ATGAATAAAGTTAAATTAAATGTTTTAGGAATATCATACAGTCAGACTCAATCGGGAGCTTATGCTTTGGTTTTATCTGAAGAAAATGGGGAAAGACGTATTCCTATCATTGTAGGCGGGTTCGAAGCTCAGGCTATAGCAATTCAACTAGAAGGATTAAATCCTCCACGGCCCCTTACCCATGATCTGTTCCTGAATTTTGCCAAAGCCTTTAAAATAAATCTTACTGAGGTAAATATTTATAAACTGGAAGAAGGAGTATTTTATTCAAAACTTATTTGTGAAAGTCCGCAGGTTAAACTCAGTGTAGATGCCCGTACCAGTGATGCGATTGCCCTTGCATTGCGCTTTAAATGCCCTATTTATACCACCGAAGAAATTATTTCAAAAGCAGGAATCATCCTGGACTTTGAAAAGGAATCCAAAGAAAATGAAGAGTCAAAAGGAGCATCCGTCGGTTCCTCAAATTCCGATTCCAGTGAAGCCAATGAATTTGTTGACCTAGATACCCAGGAACTTAAAGAATTATTGGATGAATCAGTAAAACAGGAAAATTATGAACGCGCTTCACTGATCAGAGATGAATTGAACAAAAGGAAAAAGTAA
- the rplU gene encoding 50S ribosomal protein L21: MYAIVDIAGQQFKVEKNNKIFVHRLEAAEGAEIDFNQVLLIEDDDEKIEVGTPVVDGARVVAKVLAHAKGDKVLVFKKIRRKGFKKLNGHRQYFTQLLIEDILQNGAEHVKAEAEPKAEEVKAKPEVEEAAVKVKKPAAKKTTAKKATKKEE; encoded by the coding sequence ATGTACGCAATAGTAGATATAGCAGGACAACAATTTAAAGTTGAGAAAAACAATAAAATATTTGTCCACAGATTAGAAGCAGCTGAAGGAGCTGAGATAGATTTCAATCAGGTTCTTTTAATTGAAGACGATGATGAAAAGATAGAGGTAGGGACACCAGTAGTGGACGGAGCACGTGTGGTGGCCAAAGTTTTAGCTCATGCCAAAGGAGATAAGGTTCTGGTTTTTAAGAAAATCAGAAGGAAAGGTTTTAAAAAACTCAACGGTCACCGTCAATATTTTACACAGCTTCTTATTGAAGATATTCTTCAAAATGGTGCTGAACACGTAAAAGCTGAGGCAGAACCTAAAGCTGAAGAAGTAAAGGCTAAACCTGAGGTTGAGGAAGCTGCTGTTAAAGTTAAAAAGCCTGCAGCTAAAAAAACAACGGCAAAGAAGGCTACTAAAAAAGAAGAGTAA
- the rpmA gene encoding 50S ribosomal protein L27, with product MAHKKGAGSSRNGRESESKRLGIKLYGGQIAKAGNILVRQRGTVHCPGLNVGMGKDHTLFALIDGKVEFKKKKEDKSFVSVLPIEE from the coding sequence ATGGCACACAAAAAAGGAGCAGGAAGTTCTCGAAACGGTCGGGAGTCAGAAAGTAAACGACTTGGAATAAAATTATATGGAGGACAAATTGCCAAAGCCGGCAATATTTTAGTACGTCAGAGAGGTACTGTTCACTGTCCTGGTTTAAATGTTGGAATGGGTAAAGATCATACTTTGTTTGCCCTGATCGATGGGAAAGTTGAATTTAAAAAGAAAAAAGAGGACAAATCATTTGTCTCTGTTCTTCCAATTGAAGAATAA
- the serS gene encoding serine--tRNA ligase — MLTLKVIQENPEKVIERLAVKNFDAKETVYKILDIDKERRDLQKNMDQQQAELNALSKEIGNLFKSGKKEEAAAAKDKTAGLKDSVKELSQKLDSKEKELNELLVLLPNMPSEVVPKGKSAADNVVVKKGGIIPELPEDALPHWDLAKKYDIIDFELGNKLTGAGFPVYKGKGARLQRALINFFLDENQKDGYLEIEPPIMVNEDSAFGTGQLPDKEAQMYYVGLDNYYLIPTAEVPITNIYRDVILNSSDFPIKNTAYTPCFRREAGSYGKDVRGLNRLHQFDKVEIVQIQHPDKSYQALDEMVKHVEGLVKKLELPYRIVKLCGGDMSFTSALTFDFEVMATAQNKWLEISSVSNFETFQSNRLKLRFKDEANKKSQLAHTLNGSSLALPRVVAALLENNQTPQGIKIPEVLVKYTGFDMID, encoded by the coding sequence ATGCTTACGTTAAAGGTCATTCAGGAAAATCCGGAAAAAGTAATTGAACGTTTGGCTGTTAAAAATTTCGATGCCAAAGAAACTGTTTATAAAATTCTGGATATCGATAAAGAACGTCGGGACTTGCAGAAAAACATGGATCAACAGCAAGCCGAGCTGAACGCTCTTTCAAAAGAAATTGGCAATTTATTCAAATCCGGCAAGAAGGAAGAAGCTGCTGCAGCTAAAGATAAGACTGCAGGTTTGAAGGATTCTGTTAAGGAATTAAGCCAAAAGTTGGATTCAAAGGAAAAAGAACTCAATGAACTTCTGGTTCTTTTACCCAATATGCCCAGTGAAGTTGTTCCTAAAGGCAAATCTGCAGCAGATAATGTTGTAGTTAAAAAAGGAGGTATTATTCCTGAATTGCCGGAAGATGCCTTGCCCCACTGGGATCTGGCAAAAAAATATGATATTATTGATTTTGAGTTGGGTAATAAGTTGACTGGAGCCGGCTTCCCCGTATATAAAGGGAAAGGTGCAAGGTTACAGCGTGCCTTGATTAATTTCTTCCTCGATGAAAACCAAAAGGACGGCTATCTTGAGATTGAACCGCCCATCATGGTCAACGAGGATTCGGCTTTTGGTACAGGACAATTGCCCGATAAGGAAGCACAGATGTATTATGTCGGATTGGATAATTATTATCTTATTCCTACTGCTGAGGTCCCGATTACAAATATTTACCGTGATGTAATTCTTAATTCTTCTGATTTCCCAATTAAAAATACTGCTTATACTCCGTGTTTCCGCAGAGAAGCCGGTTCTTATGGCAAGGATGTCAGAGGATTGAACCGTTTGCATCAGTTCGATAAGGTTGAAATTGTTCAGATTCAGCATCCAGACAAATCATACCAGGCACTTGATGAAATGGTAAAACATGTGGAAGGATTGGTTAAAAAGCTTGAACTGCCCTATCGTATTGTGAAATTGTGCGGGGGGGATATGAGTTTTACCTCTGCTTTGACTTTCGATTTTGAAGTAATGGCTACGGCCCAAAATAAATGGCTTGAAATCAGTTCTGTCTCAAACTTTGAAACTTTCCAGTCAAACCGTTTGAAACTGCGTTTCAAGGATGAGGCAAATAAAAAGTCACAACTGGCCCATACCTTGAATGGAAGTTCTTTGGCTTTGCCCAGGGTTGTTGCCGCTTTACTTGAAAACAACCAGACCCCCCAGGGAATTAAGATCCCGGAAGTACTTGTTAAATATACCGGTTTCGACATGATTGATTAG
- a CDS encoding S41 family peptidase translates to MFLIINLLSWNCRKDETSTPTHADTVASNLKDATEALYGLMNTWYLWNDSMPVVSENKYTHPDSLLEAMRYKPRDKWSYIASKEETESYFQEGAFAGYGFSYGLDSNDSITVVFVYKNSPLYKAGIRRGWKMLKINGTAVNKNSSISSLLGSSTAGVQNEILFKSPAGKIIDSTFTKENLTINTVLYRDTVVQDGKVIGHIVLEGFIVPGEQEIDEAFSFFKQAGVSDLVLDLRYNTGGLVNVADTLASLIGGSNTDGKTFVNYFHNKNKQKANSSEAFYKNLSNALNLNRLVVLTSGSTASASEAVINGLKPFIKVVCIGDNTYGKPVGMYIFTYKDYSFVPICFRITNANGQGDYYSGLKADSYVLDNIDKDFNDKTEDCFKQALYYIKTGTFAATKKAYRQSIPFPEMKGLRGEIGAY, encoded by the coding sequence ATGTTTCTGATAATAAATTTGTTATCATGGAATTGCCGCAAGGACGAAACCTCAACTCCAACTCATGCCGATACTGTTGCCAGTAACCTGAAAGATGCCACGGAAGCTTTATATGGTTTGATGAATACCTGGTATTTATGGAATGACAGTATGCCGGTTGTAAGCGAAAATAAATATACCCATCCTGATTCTTTACTCGAAGCCATGCGCTATAAACCCAGGGATAAATGGAGTTATATTGCTTCAAAAGAGGAGACTGAGTCCTATTTCCAGGAAGGAGCATTTGCAGGATATGGTTTTAGTTATGGCTTGGATTCAAACGATTCTATAACTGTTGTTTTTGTTTATAAAAATTCTCCTTTATACAAGGCCGGGATCAGGCGTGGCTGGAAAATGCTTAAAATTAATGGTACAGCTGTAAATAAAAACTCCAGCATAAGCTCTTTGTTGGGAAGCAGTACTGCAGGCGTTCAGAATGAGATATTGTTTAAGAGCCCCGCCGGCAAGATTATTGATTCAACTTTTACCAAAGAGAATCTGACAATTAATACTGTCCTTTACAGGGATACTGTTGTTCAGGATGGGAAAGTGATAGGACATATTGTACTTGAAGGTTTTATTGTTCCGGGAGAGCAGGAAATTGATGAGGCATTCAGCTTTTTTAAACAGGCTGGAGTAAGCGATCTGGTCCTCGATTTGCGGTATAATACAGGAGGATTGGTGAATGTTGCCGATACTCTGGCCAGTTTAATCGGAGGTTCCAATACAGATGGTAAAACTTTTGTCAATTATTTTCATAATAAAAACAAACAGAAAGCAAACAGTTCGGAAGCTTTCTATAAAAATCTGAGCAATGCCCTGAATCTTAACCGGCTTGTTGTTCTTACTTCCGGTAGTACTGCTTCTGCAAGTGAAGCGGTAATAAATGGATTGAAGCCCTTTATCAAGGTTGTGTGTATCGGCGATAACACCTATGGAAAGCCAGTGGGAATGTATATTTTCACTTATAAGGATTATTCTTTTGTCCCGATATGTTTCAGGATAACCAATGCCAACGGGCAAGGTGACTATTATAGCGGATTAAAGGCCGATTCTTATGTTCTTGATAATATTGACAAAGATTTCAACGACAAAACCGAGGATTGTTTCAAACAGGCCTTGTATTATATAAAAACAGGCACTTTTGCAGCCACCAAGAAGGCCTACCGACAATCCATACCTTTCCCGGAAATGAAAGGTTTACGGGGAGAAATCGGGGCCTATTAA
- the ruvC gene encoding crossover junction endodeoxyribonuclease RuvC: MGTERIILGIDPGTTVMGYGLIRVIKKEPELITLGVLQLNKLHDPYVKLQKIFTRTLQLIDEYHPGELAIESPFYGKNVQSMLKLGRAQGVAISAALYRSLPVHEYAPRKIKQAITGQGSASKEQVALLIEKILKTGELHEMLDATDAVAVAMCHFYQRDIPGSGQSFNSWKDFIAQNPGRVK, from the coding sequence TTGGGAACAGAAAGAATTATTTTAGGCATTGATCCCGGTACAACCGTTATGGGGTATGGCTTAATCAGGGTCATAAAAAAAGAACCGGAATTAATCACATTGGGGGTCTTACAATTAAACAAGTTGCATGATCCTTATGTCAAATTACAGAAAATATTTACCCGGACCTTACAGTTGATAGATGAATATCATCCCGGTGAACTGGCTATAGAATCGCCTTTTTACGGGAAAAATGTGCAATCCATGTTGAAGTTGGGGAGGGCACAGGGAGTGGCTATTTCGGCAGCTTTGTATCGCTCTTTGCCGGTACATGAGTATGCTCCCAGAAAGATAAAGCAGGCCATCACAGGACAGGGAAGTGCTTCCAAAGAACAGGTAGCTCTACTCATTGAAAAGATATTAAAGACCGGTGAACTGCATGAGATGCTTGATGCTACTGATGCAGTAGCAGTTGCAATGTGCCATTTTTATCAACGGGATATTCCCGGGTCAGGGCAGAGTTTCAACAGTTGGAAAGATTTTATCGCACAAAATCCCGGCCGGGTCAAATAA
- a CDS encoding HIT family protein codes for MASIFSKIAKGEIPSHKVAEDENYFAFLDINPLVKGHTLVIPKKEVPYVFDLDDESLSGLMIFSKRVAKALEKAIPCLRIGVAVVGLDVPHTHIHLIPLNKMSDMNFSNPKLKLSDEEFKEIAEKISKEFK; via the coding sequence ATGGCAAGTATCTTTTCAAAAATAGCAAAAGGGGAAATACCTTCCCATAAGGTTGCTGAAGACGAAAATTATTTTGCCTTTCTGGATATTAATCCTCTGGTAAAAGGGCACACTCTGGTAATACCCAAAAAGGAAGTTCCCTATGTGTTCGACCTTGACGATGAATCTTTAAGCGGATTGATGATTTTTTCAAAAAGAGTTGCAAAAGCTCTTGAAAAGGCTATCCCCTGTCTGAGAATAGGGGTTGCAGTTGTAGGACTGGATGTCCCTCATACCCACATTCACCTTATTCCTCTCAATAAGATGAGTGATATGAATTTTTCCAATCCCAAGTTGAAACTTTCGGATGAAGAATTTAAAGAGATCGCAGAAAAGATCAGTAAAGAATTTAAATAA
- the greA gene encoding transcription elongation factor GreA: MANVSYLTEEGYKKLKNELNHLTTVERPSISKQLAEARDKGDLSENAEYDAAKEAQGMLEMRIAKLEDTIANSRVLDKSKMDSSKVQLLNRIKIKNKNNNAVMDYTIVSESEADLKGGKLSINTPIAKALLGKKKGEVVEVQVPSGKVSFEILDIAIQ; the protein is encoded by the coding sequence ATGGCTAATGTTTCTTACCTTACGGAAGAAGGCTATAAGAAATTAAAGAACGAATTGAATCATCTCACAACAGTTGAACGTCCTTCTATTTCAAAACAATTGGCAGAAGCCAGGGATAAAGGTGATCTGTCGGAAAACGCAGAATATGATGCGGCAAAGGAAGCTCAGGGTATGCTCGAAATGAGGATCGCAAAGTTGGAAGATACCATTGCCAATTCGAGGGTTCTCGACAAATCCAAAATGGATTCTTCAAAAGTCCAGTTACTTAACCGTATTAAGATTAAGAACAAAAACAACAATGCAGTTATGGATTATACGATTGTATCCGAAAGTGAAGCCGATTTAAAAGGTGGAAAATTATCGATCAATACGCCAATTGCTAAAGCATTATTGGGTAAGAAAAAAGGCGAGGTAGTGGAAGTACAGGTACCCTCCGGAAAAGTATCTTTTGAAATCCTTGATATTGCAATTCAATAA